One genomic window of Mucilaginibacter sp. SJ includes the following:
- a CDS encoding RagB/SusD family nutrient uptake outer membrane protein, with protein MKNKKIFVWSALTAIIVTATVNSCKKGSLNTSDPNNVTTNQYYKTSDQLTKGVNAIYVAIHSLGLVSREWFFIHDLRSDEVASGGGQLEAPRGQMLNGNADPANSVLNSVWNAWYTAIFRANVVIQNGPAVTDNGPLRDRLVGEAKFLRAWAYFDLVSQWGGVPLLTTPVKTASDFQPRASESEVYSLIIKDLQDAAAVLPEKSGTDKGRATAAAANAMLGRVLMQNGDYAGAKAALLKIPTTGVNGYTLTSRYLDNFEEETEFNSESIFEIVFVDKGDGGFNWGGDSPTEAQSTVRNQEYNPIAWRNLIPSNKLINEFENTATGAAKSDPRFHYTCYQSGDTYNKGASVLTDGDQNGNSSVMNGITKKISFRKFMIIYKEGLPAAGFHPGGNNQRIIRYAEVVLMLAECENELGNTAAAVNYLNMIRARADVAMPPYPTAQYPVGSKADVVKAIMHEKMVEMGCEEIRNIDILRWRKKQYFTTDPFPYFKKGRDELLPIPQAELDNNPKVNGHQNPGY; from the coding sequence ATGAAAAATAAAAAAATATTCGTGTGGTCGGCCCTTACAGCTATTATAGTAACGGCTACGGTTAATTCCTGTAAAAAGGGATCCCTCAACACCAGCGACCCTAATAACGTAACAACCAATCAGTATTATAAAACCAGCGACCAGCTAACCAAAGGCGTGAACGCTATTTATGTTGCTATTCATTCGTTAGGACTGGTATCAAGGGAATGGTTCTTTATCCACGATCTCAGAAGCGATGAGGTCGCAAGCGGCGGCGGACAGCTCGAAGCTCCCAGGGGCCAGATGCTTAATGGCAATGCCGATCCTGCCAATTCAGTATTAAACTCGGTATGGAATGCCTGGTATACAGCAATATTCAGAGCGAATGTGGTTATTCAAAACGGACCAGCTGTAACCGATAATGGACCATTGCGCGACAGACTGGTTGGAGAAGCTAAATTTCTGCGTGCATGGGCTTACTTTGACCTGGTTTCGCAATGGGGAGGAGTGCCGCTTCTTACGACCCCTGTTAAAACTGCCAGCGATTTTCAACCCCGCGCGTCTGAATCTGAAGTTTATTCATTAATCATAAAGGACCTTCAGGACGCGGCAGCCGTTTTGCCTGAAAAATCAGGTACCGACAAGGGAAGGGCGACTGCCGCTGCAGCAAATGCCATGCTGGGCCGTGTACTAATGCAAAACGGCGACTATGCAGGTGCAAAGGCTGCGCTTTTAAAAATTCCTACAACCGGAGTAAACGGCTATACACTTACCAGCAGATATCTTGATAACTTTGAAGAAGAGACCGAATTCAACAGCGAATCCATCTTCGAGATCGTTTTTGTTGACAAAGGTGACGGTGGATTTAACTGGGGCGGTGATAGCCCTACTGAAGCGCAGTCTACCGTACGCAACCAGGAATACAACCCGATAGCCTGGAGAAACCTTATTCCTTCAAATAAATTAATTAATGAGTTTGAAAATACGGCTACAGGTGCTGCCAAATCGGATCCAAGGTTCCACTACACCTGTTATCAATCAGGCGATACTTATAATAAAGGCGCATCGGTGCTAACTGACGGCGACCAGAACGGTAACTCGTCGGTGATGAACGGCATAACCAAAAAGATCAGTTTCCGTAAGTTTATGATCATTTATAAAGAAGGTTTGCCGGCAGCAGGTTTCCACCCGGGAGGTAATAATCAACGCATTATTCGTTATGCCGAGGTTGTATTGATGCTGGCCGAATGTGAAAATGAGCTGGGTAATACTGCCGCCGCAGTTAATTATCTTAATATGATACGGGCCCGTGCAGATGTTGCGATGCCGCCTTATCCAACGGCACAATATCCGGTTGGTTCAAAAGCTGATGTTGTAAAAGCAATTATGCACGAAAAAATGGTGGAAATGGGTTGCGAAGAAATAAGAAATATAGACATTCTTCGCTGGAGGAAAAAGCAATACTTTACAACCGATCCATTCCCTTATTTCAAGAAAGGCCGGGATGAACTATTGCCAATTCCTCAGGCCGAGCTGGATAATAACCCTAAGGTAAACGGACATCAAAACCCTGGCTATTAA
- a CDS encoding VCBS repeat-containing protein, which produces MKKFYPALLLVSVVLFSCAKKKTTLFELIPSSHSGVTFNNLITENDSINPIDNANVYNGGGVGIGDFNNDGLQDIYFSGNMVSNKLYLNRGDFKFDDITDKAGVNGLGKWGRGVAVIDINNDGLQDIYVCNSLLQDSVKRQNLLYINQGADKEGVPHFKEEGKEYGLNIHAYSTMATFFDFNNDGKLDMYLTVNRPGDGYYANQFRPIIADGSGKSTGRLYESKWDAQLKHPVFSDVSKKAGVSIEGYGHAATIVDINKDGWKDIYVTNDFISPNILYINNGDGTFTNRSKEYFKHTSMNSMGQDIEDLNNDGLADVFELDMSPPDNYRKKMMSMPESYQSYELFNHYAYQYQYARNTLQINQGPGLGQNDSIKTPVFSETGFLSGVTETDWSWTPLITDFNNDGYRDIIVTNGFPKDVTDHDFIVYRNNPYSTASKKTVIDQIPTVKIHNYAFQNNGDLNFGDVSSQWGLDLPTFSNGAAYADLDNDGAMDMVINNINDEALIYKNNSRVLTSKPSNYLQVKLNGNNFNRDGIGAWVDIYYAGKQHQVYENNPYRGYLSSIQNVAHFGLGKVNKLDSVVVRWPNNYKQVLKNVSANQTLKVNINDARQPYSWVIPQKNRGALFTEVTGTAGISYRHKEDDFPDFIIQKLLPHKFSAYAPALAAEDVDGNGLDDIAIGGNKKFPAQVFLQQANGKFNQRNLIDGKPDSANYKDESLLFFDADGDGKPDLYMANGGYESAPGSKNYADRIYLNDGRGHFSEQKGALPGNFTSKLCVRAFDYNKDGKLDLLVTGRVDPWHYPNPVSSFILRNDSKPGKLQFTDVTASVAPCLKNLGLTCDALVTDYDNDGWPDLVIAGEWMPITFIKNVGGKFVNSTAASGIADKIGWWNSIVAGDFRHCGKIDYIVGNLGKNSFFKASDKEPVYITAGDFDKRKTTDAFPSLFLPDTDGVKREFPSFVRDDAIKQMVSLRKKFVNYRSFGHATLQDLLSPEQLKKALRLKANTLTSCYLENLGNGKFKMYPLPNYAQVSAINGMVVDDFDGDGNLDVAINGNDHGTNVSVGRYDALNGLLLKGDGKGRFKPLTILQSGICFPGDGKALVKLKGKDSRYYLAASEHNGNLKLLKLNAPGKTIKIGRQDAYAEVSAKDGSVTRQEFYYGSSFLSQSARFLKISPDVQKVKIVSNDGRCREIKL; this is translated from the coding sequence ATGAAGAAATTTTACCCGGCTTTATTGCTCGTTAGTGTTGTTCTTTTTTCATGTGCTAAAAAGAAAACAACGCTGTTCGAATTAATACCGTCTTCACATTCGGGCGTTACTTTCAATAATTTGATTACCGAAAACGATTCAATCAACCCGATTGATAATGCAAATGTTTATAACGGCGGCGGAGTTGGCATAGGCGATTTCAATAACGATGGCTTGCAGGATATTTACTTTTCGGGTAACATGGTATCAAATAAGCTGTACTTAAATCGCGGCGACTTTAAATTTGATGATATTACAGATAAAGCCGGAGTTAATGGTTTAGGAAAATGGGGCAGAGGGGTTGCCGTTATCGATATAAATAATGATGGCCTTCAGGATATTTATGTGTGCAATTCGCTGCTGCAGGATAGCGTTAAAAGGCAAAATTTGCTTTACATAAACCAGGGGGCAGATAAAGAGGGGGTGCCGCACTTTAAGGAAGAAGGCAAAGAATATGGCCTTAATATACACGCATATTCTACCATGGCAACCTTTTTTGATTTCAATAATGATGGCAAACTGGATATGTATCTTACAGTTAACAGGCCGGGGGACGGCTATTACGCAAACCAGTTTCGCCCGATAATTGCGGACGGCAGCGGTAAGAGTACGGGGAGGTTATATGAAAGCAAATGGGATGCCCAGCTTAAACACCCGGTGTTTAGCGATGTATCCAAAAAAGCCGGTGTATCCATTGAAGGCTATGGGCACGCGGCAACCATTGTGGATATAAACAAAGACGGCTGGAAGGATATTTATGTTACCAATGATTTTATATCGCCCAATATCCTCTACATCAATAACGGTGATGGTACATTCACCAATAGATCTAAAGAATACTTTAAGCATACTTCGATGAACTCGATGGGGCAGGACATTGAAGATTTGAATAACGATGGTTTGGCCGATGTATTTGAACTGGACATGTCACCACCGGATAATTACCGGAAAAAAATGATGTCGATGCCGGAAAGCTACCAGTCGTACGAGTTATTTAATCATTATGCATACCAATATCAATATGCACGTAACACCTTGCAGATAAACCAGGGGCCGGGATTAGGCCAGAATGATTCTATCAAGACCCCCGTATTCAGTGAAACCGGGTTCTTGAGCGGAGTTACAGAGACCGACTGGAGCTGGACTCCTTTGATAACAGATTTCAACAATGATGGTTACCGCGATATCATTGTAACCAATGGATTTCCGAAGGATGTTACTGATCACGACTTTATCGTTTACCGAAATAATCCTTATTCCACAGCCTCAAAAAAAACTGTTATTGATCAGATTCCCACGGTCAAGATCCATAATTATGCTTTTCAAAATAATGGCGACCTAAACTTTGGTGATGTTTCCAGCCAATGGGGATTGGATTTACCGACCTTTTCAAACGGTGCCGCTTATGCTGATCTGGACAATGACGGGGCAATGGATATGGTGATCAATAACATCAATGACGAAGCGCTTATCTATAAGAATAATAGCCGGGTACTTACTTCCAAACCATCAAATTATCTGCAGGTAAAATTGAATGGCAACAACTTTAACAGGGATGGCATTGGTGCCTGGGTAGATATCTATTATGCAGGCAAGCAACACCAGGTATACGAGAACAATCCTTATCGTGGATATTTATCTTCTATCCAAAACGTCGCACACTTTGGCCTCGGCAAAGTCAATAAGCTCGATTCTGTAGTGGTGAGATGGCCGAATAATTATAAGCAGGTATTAAAAAATGTAAGCGCTAACCAAACGCTGAAAGTAAATATCAATGATGCGCGTCAGCCTTATAGTTGGGTTATACCCCAAAAAAACAGGGGGGCACTGTTTACTGAAGTTACAGGCACGGCAGGTATTAGTTACAGGCACAAGGAGGATGATTTTCCGGATTTTATCATTCAGAAATTATTGCCTCACAAATTTTCGGCGTATGCTCCGGCGCTTGCAGCCGAAGATGTTGATGGCAACGGGCTTGATGATATTGCTATTGGTGGTAACAAGAAATTTCCCGCCCAGGTTTTCCTGCAGCAGGCTAATGGTAAATTTAATCAGCGAAATTTAATTGATGGAAAACCGGATAGCGCAAATTATAAGGATGAAAGTTTATTGTTCTTTGATGCCGATGGCGATGGGAAGCCAGATCTGTATATGGCCAACGGGGGATATGAAAGCGCGCCGGGTTCAAAAAATTATGCAGACCGCATCTACCTCAACGATGGCCGCGGGCATTTCAGCGAACAAAAAGGTGCCTTGCCCGGCAATTTTACAAGTAAGCTATGTGTCAGAGCGTTCGATTATAATAAGGATGGCAAGCTCGATTTGCTGGTGACCGGTCGGGTTGATCCCTGGCATTATCCCAACCCGGTATCCAGTTTTATTTTACGAAACGACAGTAAACCCGGGAAGCTGCAATTTACAGATGTAACGGCATCAGTTGCCCCTTGCTTAAAAAATCTGGGGCTAACCTGTGATGCCCTGGTTACAGATTATGATAATGACGGTTGGCCGGATCTTGTTATAGCGGGTGAATGGATGCCCATTACCTTTATTAAAAACGTTGGAGGCAAATTCGTTAACTCCACAGCAGCGTCTGGTATTGCTGATAAGATCGGCTGGTGGAATTCTATCGTGGCCGGCGATTTCAGGCATTGTGGTAAGATAGACTATATTGTTGGCAACCTGGGAAAGAATAGTTTTTTCAAAGCCAGCGATAAAGAGCCCGTATATATCACGGCAGGCGATTTTGATAAACGTAAAACCACTGATGCCTTTCCATCCCTATTTCTCCCCGACACTGACGGGGTGAAACGTGAATTTCCATCTTTTGTTCGCGACGATGCTATTAAGCAAATGGTCAGTCTCCGGAAAAAGTTTGTTAATTACAGATCCTTTGGCCACGCAACGTTGCAGGATTTGTTATCGCCCGAACAACTGAAAAAGGCCTTGCGGTTAAAAGCCAATACGCTTACTTCATGCTATCTCGAAAATTTAGGAAACGGGAAATTTAAAATGTACCCTCTGCCAAATTACGCGCAGGTTTCTGCCATTAACGGAATGGTAGTGGATGATTTTGATGGTGATGGCAATTTAGACGTAGCCATTAACGGGAATGATCACGGCACAAATGTTTCAGTAGGCCGGTACGATGCCTTAAACGGATTGCTTTTAAAAGGCGATGGTAAAGGGAGATTTAAGCCATTAACGATTTTGCAAAGCGGGATCTGCTTTCCCGGCGATGGGAAAGCCCTTGTAAAACTTAAGGGGAAAGATAGCCGTTACTACCTCGCGGCCAGCGAGCATAACGGCAATTTGAAGTTGTTAAAGCTCAACGCACCGGGAAAAACCATAAAGATCGGGCGGCAGGATGCCTATGCGGAAGTATCTGCAAAAGATGGTTCGGTTACCCGGCAGGAGTTTTATTATGGCTCGTCTTTTTTATCACAATCGGCAAGGTTTCTGAAAATAAGCCCGGACGTGCAGAAAGTTAAGATTGTATCTAACGATGGCCGGTGTAGGGAAATTAAGCTTTAA
- a CDS encoding SusC/RagA family TonB-linked outer membrane protein produces MKYSLQKIYNNKWRYATLILTGCALAMPSVSIAHNRGSAGSLNGITINENGALKIKPAFNVSGKVTDDDNQPLPGVAVSIKGTTQGVTTDASGNFKIAVPGNSAVLVFKLIGFAQQEITVTSAAELKVQMKKDTKNLEEVVVVGYGSQKRAKVTGAVSSVSGKTLASVSVGGIEALQGRISGLTVTNNGGPGTGAIISLRGISSVNFGSDPLYIVDGYPGSLTGVDIKDIQSIDVLKDASAAAIYGSRGTNGVIIITTKKGNNNSRTEVTIDSYYGIQNVIKKYDLLNTQQYLQYERALNGSAGIALPPRLQPDNFNKPIYAGSSQTFAQTNTNWQDAYFRSNAPIQQHNVALSGGNAVSRFYTSANYFDQQGIAQGLSAYHKAFRANSDHTISKFLSFGETFNVIENHQRYGVDAGNRTAITNVVRMQPYLPIYNPNNAGGFMGPQNSFDGSDPTNPIEAAKLIDNTNHGFTIHGNAYATLKFTPWLNFKSIYGIDYNTNQNNTYTPIYDDGGTSKSTTAVINYGRSTSTTQLYSQQLTFDKTFGNKHHVNAVLVYEAQSSRGDNQVSSGNQNTNTVRTLNGATNLYTNYTYGTNLLVSEVARVGYDFEGKYLISGSIRRDGLSVFAPGHKHESFPAASLGWKVDQENFMKGIKSISSLKLRAGYGVTGINGTVLGNYPYLQPISSNIATYPFNGSLADLGNASFYSGLSNLDLSWETTKQTNIGLDLGLFQEAFTLSAEVYNRQTDNLLLTVPTPPSYGFGGAGTLANVGSMRNRGFEVTLGYHKTNGEFKYDINGTFALNRNKVLTLNTANASITAGGDADYGGGNPITNTVVGQPVQSFYGLIVDGIFQNAAEVSNSPTQTGAAPGDIKFRDVNHDGVINDADRTFIGSYLPKFTYSLNYSASYKNFDVVVFFQGVYGNKIFNAERIILEGMPRLFNAGTNVLNAWTPTNTATNVPRAFSGDPNGNKRPSTRWIESGSYLRVKNMQLGYNFPTSWLRAKTDNALSRLRIYVASTNLLTFTKYKGLDPEIGSRNGTLTNGIDYGQYPQPRVVQLGLQATF; encoded by the coding sequence ATGAAGTATTCTTTACAAAAAATTTATAATAACAAGTGGCGTTACGCTACGCTCATCTTAACCGGATGCGCGCTCGCAATGCCATCGGTGTCAATTGCGCATAACCGTGGTTCGGCAGGTTCATTGAACGGTATTACCATTAATGAAAATGGCGCTTTGAAAATAAAGCCTGCATTCAACGTTTCGGGCAAAGTTACTGATGATGATAACCAACCTTTGCCCGGCGTAGCGGTTTCCATAAAAGGCACAACCCAAGGCGTAACTACTGATGCCAGTGGTAACTTCAAAATAGCGGTGCCCGGAAATTCAGCCGTGCTCGTTTTCAAGTTAATTGGTTTTGCACAGCAAGAGATCACAGTTACCAGCGCTGCCGAGCTAAAGGTGCAAATGAAAAAAGATACCAAGAACCTGGAGGAGGTTGTTGTGGTTGGTTACGGATCGCAAAAGCGCGCTAAGGTAACAGGAGCTGTTTCCTCAGTTAGCGGTAAAACCCTTGCTTCCGTATCGGTAGGTGGTATTGAAGCTCTGCAGGGCCGTATCTCTGGTCTTACCGTTACCAACAACGGCGGTCCGGGGACAGGGGCTATTATATCGTTGCGCGGCATCAGTTCTGTAAATTTCGGATCTGATCCTTTATATATTGTTGATGGTTACCCGGGCAGCCTCACAGGCGTTGATATTAAAGACATTCAAAGTATCGACGTGTTGAAGGATGCCAGCGCCGCTGCGATCTATGGTTCGCGCGGTACCAACGGTGTTATCATTATCACCACTAAAAAAGGTAACAATAATAGCCGTACGGAGGTTACTATCGACTCATATTACGGCATACAAAATGTTATCAAGAAATATGACCTGCTTAACACCCAGCAATACCTGCAATACGAGCGCGCCCTTAACGGGTCTGCCGGGATAGCTTTACCGCCGCGCCTGCAGCCAGATAACTTTAACAAGCCGATTTACGCAGGTAGTTCTCAAACCTTTGCCCAAACCAATACTAACTGGCAGGATGCTTATTTCAGAAGCAACGCGCCGATACAGCAGCATAATGTAGCATTGAGCGGCGGCAATGCGGTATCCCGATTTTACACCTCGGCCAATTACTTCGATCAGCAGGGTATTGCCCAGGGACTAAGTGCCTACCACAAGGCTTTCCGTGCTAATTCCGATCATACCATTAGTAAGTTCCTGTCATTTGGCGAAACATTCAACGTTATTGAAAACCATCAGCGCTATGGCGTTGACGCGGGTAACCGTACCGCTATTACCAATGTGGTGAGGATGCAGCCGTATCTGCCTATTTACAATCCCAACAACGCAGGAGGATTTATGGGGCCACAAAATAGCTTCGACGGATCGGATCCTACCAATCCAATTGAAGCTGCCAAACTGATCGATAATACCAACCACGGCTTCACTATCCATGGTAACGCTTATGCAACGCTTAAGTTTACCCCATGGCTTAACTTTAAATCAATTTATGGTATTGACTATAACACCAACCAAAACAATACTTATACGCCTATTTACGATGACGGTGGTACTTCCAAATCCACAACAGCGGTTATTAACTACGGTAGGAGCACCAGCACAACTCAACTGTATTCTCAACAGCTTACCTTCGATAAAACATTCGGCAACAAGCACCATGTTAATGCCGTTTTAGTTTACGAGGCCCAGAGCTCGCGCGGCGATAACCAGGTATCTTCGGGTAATCAAAATACCAACACGGTTAGAACACTAAATGGCGCGACTAATCTTTACACTAATTATACTTATGGTACAAACCTCCTCGTTTCGGAGGTAGCCCGTGTAGGGTACGACTTTGAGGGTAAATATTTGATATCTGGTTCTATCCGACGTGATGGTTTATCTGTATTTGCACCGGGACACAAACATGAAAGCTTTCCCGCGGCATCATTAGGCTGGAAGGTAGACCAGGAAAATTTCATGAAGGGAATCAAATCAATATCTTCATTAAAGCTTAGGGCTGGTTATGGTGTAACAGGTATTAATGGTACCGTATTGGGCAACTATCCTTATCTACAGCCTATATCGTCTAATATCGCTACATATCCGTTCAACGGTTCATTGGCCGATCTTGGAAATGCATCATTTTACAGCGGTTTAAGTAACCTCGATCTGTCATGGGAGACAACCAAGCAAACAAATATCGGTTTGGATCTGGGTTTATTCCAGGAAGCGTTTACCCTATCTGCCGAGGTTTATAACAGGCAAACCGATAACCTCTTATTGACAGTACCTACACCGCCCAGCTATGGCTTTGGCGGGGCCGGTACATTAGCAAACGTAGGTTCGATGCGCAACCGCGGCTTTGAAGTTACTTTAGGCTATCATAAAACAAACGGTGAGTTTAAATACGATATTAATGGAACCTTTGCCTTGAACCGAAACAAGGTTTTGACACTTAATACTGCAAACGCTTCAATTACCGCCGGTGGCGATGCCGATTATGGCGGTGGTAACCCTATAACCAATACAGTGGTCGGGCAGCCGGTACAATCATTTTATGGCCTTATAGTTGATGGAATATTTCAAAACGCGGCCGAGGTTTCTAATTCGCCCACGCAAACAGGGGCGGCTCCGGGCGATATCAAATTCAGGGACGTAAATCATGATGGTGTTATCAATGATGCCGATCGTACCTTTATAGGTAGCTATCTGCCCAAATTCACCTATTCATTAAACTACAGCGCATCCTATAAAAATTTCGACGTGGTGGTGTTTTTCCAGGGCGTTTACGGCAATAAAATATTTAATGCCGAAAGGATTATCCTGGAAGGTATGCCAAGGCTTTTCAACGCGGGTACTAATGTTTTAAACGCATGGACACCTACAAATACCGCTACAAATGTTCCGCGTGCCTTCTCCGGCGACCCGAACGGAAACAAAAGGCCTTCAACAAGATGGATTGAAAGTGGTTCATACCTCCGCGTTAAAAACATGCAGCTTGGCTATAATTTCCCCACTTCATGGTTAAGGGCAAAAACAGATAACGCGCTTAGCAGGCTCAGAATTTATGTGGCATCAACCAACCTCTTGACATTTACAAAATACAAAGGCCTTGATCCCGAAATAGGCTCACGTAATGGTACCCTCACCAATGGTATTGATTATGGCCAGTATCCGCAGCCAAGAGTAGTTCAGTTGGGTTTGCAGGCAACCTTTTAA
- a CDS encoding CRTAC1 family protein codes for MPKNVIVNFALSLARGKTSLNIYAKFLLLILAMSFITSCRESSEGKMIRIIAGLNQKDYNSRNPFCPEAKVAQCDSLLKLPGRENDFYLLNTKAKLLLETGDETQAIAIYEKMVRGTDSSKRDLFEPDMALAYMRLGERTNCMLNHNRMSCTYPIRDNAIHVNQTGSRHAIAVYESILKKHPADLESRWMLNIAYMTLRHYPDSVPKPFLIPYLNKTSATKIKPFTDMAADVGIKLKSRAGGVIADDFNNDGYLDIVTSGTELDDHMHYFQNNQDGTFIDKSETSGLRKFTGGLNIQQTDYNNDGKMDIFVLRGAWKKNGFGNQPASLLRNNGDGTFSDVTIPSGLLFYHPTQAAVWADFNNDGWLDVFVGAEGFNNGDSINIHRSMLYINNRDNTFTEVGHQSHCDVMSYVKGVTSADFNHDGWPDIFISTMDGRKYLLKNKGNSGNTPDFEDVTKQSGILANSNSTFTTWFFDYNNDGWPDILIADYKFEAPLGYYSAAEALEKPIPNAGNIYLYKNNHNGTFTDVSKQTGLDKVVFSMGANFGDIDNDGFPDLYFGTGNPDFGSLIPNKMFRNVEGQRFEDITGVSGTGNLQKGHGVAFADFRNRGLQDIFIEMGGAYAGDAYASALYVNPGQNDNNWISIKAEGVKCNKLAIGSRLKITFVDNGIKRSVYHDLNSGGSFGSSPIQAEIGVGNAGLIEELEIMWAGSHTVQRFRNLQVNQFYHITEGKGKVALIQMKKLSINNMAIKM; via the coding sequence ATGCCGAAGAATGTAATTGTCAATTTTGCTTTGAGTTTGGCCCGCGGAAAAACGTCATTAAATATTTATGCAAAATTTTTGCTTTTGATACTTGCCATGTCATTTATTACGTCATGCCGCGAATCATCCGAGGGTAAAATGATCCGGATCATTGCCGGTCTGAACCAAAAGGATTACAACAGCCGCAATCCGTTTTGTCCCGAAGCGAAGGTGGCGCAATGCGATAGTTTACTGAAGCTACCGGGCAGGGAAAATGATTTTTATCTTTTAAATACCAAGGCTAAGCTTTTATTGGAAACCGGTGACGAAACACAGGCTATTGCCATCTACGAAAAGATGGTGAGGGGGACCGATAGCTCAAAACGTGATTTATTTGAACCGGATATGGCACTGGCCTACATGAGGTTAGGCGAGCGAACTAATTGTATGTTGAACCACAACCGGATGTCATGTACCTACCCAATAAGGGATAACGCGATTCATGTAAATCAAACCGGTTCGCGACATGCTATTGCAGTTTATGAAAGCATTTTGAAGAAGCATCCGGCCGACCTGGAATCACGCTGGATGCTCAATATCGCTTACATGACACTGAGGCATTACCCCGATAGTGTGCCCAAGCCGTTTTTAATTCCATATCTCAATAAAACATCCGCGACAAAAATAAAGCCGTTTACCGATATGGCTGCCGATGTTGGTATTAAACTAAAAAGCAGGGCGGGTGGCGTTATAGCGGATGATTTCAATAACGACGGTTACCTTGACATAGTAACCTCAGGAACGGAGCTTGATGATCACATGCATTATTTTCAAAATAACCAGGACGGAACATTTATTGACAAGTCTGAAACAAGCGGGTTGCGGAAGTTTACCGGTGGGCTGAATATTCAGCAAACTGATTACAACAACGATGGGAAGATGGACATTTTTGTACTGCGGGGTGCATGGAAAAAAAACGGTTTTGGCAACCAGCCAGCCTCCCTGCTGCGCAACAATGGCGATGGCACATTCTCCGATGTGACGATACCTTCCGGGCTACTTTTTTATCACCCTACCCAGGCGGCAGTCTGGGCTGATTTTAATAATGATGGATGGCTCGATGTATTTGTAGGAGCGGAGGGTTTTAACAACGGCGACAGCATCAATATCCACCGGAGTATGCTTTATATAAATAACCGGGACAATACCTTTACTGAGGTTGGCCATCAATCACATTGCGATGTAATGTCATACGTAAAAGGAGTTACATCGGCAGATTTTAACCATGACGGATGGCCGGATATTTTTATTTCAACAATGGACGGGCGCAAATATCTGTTAAAAAATAAAGGTAACAGCGGAAATACCCCCGACTTTGAAGACGTTACAAAACAATCGGGGATCCTGGCAAATAGCAACAGTACTTTTACTACCTGGTTTTTTGATTACAACAATGATGGCTGGCCGGATATCCTGATTGCAGATTACAAATTTGAGGCCCCGCTGGGATATTATTCGGCTGCTGAAGCGCTCGAAAAGCCCATACCCAATGCGGGAAACATTTACCTGTATAAAAATAACCATAACGGCACTTTTACCGATGTTTCCAAACAAACGGGTCTTGATAAAGTAGTGTTCAGCATGGGCGCAAATTTTGGTGATATTGATAATGACGGCTTTCCCGACTTATATTTTGGCACAGGCAACCCCGATTTTGGCTCCCTTATACCCAATAAGATGTTCAGGAACGTGGAGGGGCAGCGGTTTGAGGACATTACAGGCGTCTCCGGGACGGGGAACCTGCAAAAAGGCCACGGTGTCGCGTTTGCAGATTTCAGGAACCGTGGTTTACAGGACATTTTTATCGAAATGGGCGGGGCTTACGCCGGCGATGCCTATGCCAGCGCCTTGTACGTAAACCCTGGTCAGAACGATAATAACTGGATAAGTATAAAGGCAGAAGGGGTGAAATGTAATAAGCTTGCCATTGGCAGTCGGTTAAAAATAACATTTGTTGACAATGGTATTAAAAGAAGCGTTTACCACGACCTAAACTCGGGCGGTAGTTTTGGTTCATCGCCCATACAGGCGGAAATAGGGGTCGGGAATGCCGGGCTTATCGAAGAGCTTGAAATAATGTGGGCTGGCAGCCATACCGTTCAACGGTTTCGTAATTTGCAGGTAAACCAGTTTTACCATATTACAGAAGGAAAAGGGAAAGTGGCCCTGATTCAAATGAAAAAACTTAGTATCAATAATATGGCGATAAAAATGTGA